The Pandoraea vervacti DNA window CGACGCCGCCCACACCATCACCTTCAATGGCAACTCCAGCCCCGCGTGCGGGTTCGCCTGCATGACCGGCGTGCCCCCTTTGGGATTACCGAAAAGCACGAGCCGCGTCGGCCGCAACGACGTCCCTGCGGCGCTGGCCGCAGCACTTTGGTCGATGTCGGCGAAAATCGTCATGCCATGCTGCCTGAGCGCATCGATCACGCGCGCAAGCGTGGCGTAGAAATCCACCGGGCTTCGCAACGACGTGACGGTGGCGGGATGCGCGAAGCCGGAAGGCTCACGCATTTGCGTTGCATCGGATGTCAT harbors:
- a CDS encoding DUF302 domain-containing protein — protein: MTSDATQMREPSGFAHPATVTSLRSPVDFYATLARVIDALRQHGMTIFADIDQSAAASAAGTSLRPTRLVLFGNPKGGTPVMQANPHAGLELPLKVMVWAASADDVRVDFLNPGPSLSALYGIDSSQVAGFGGVAKVLEAALVG